Proteins encoded together in one Qingshengfaniella alkalisoli window:
- a CDS encoding DUF2062 domain-containing protein, giving the protein MVFKRRNKRSYLQIAQDTVYPRGGWGRAFSYLGYRVRRLPDQPHRIARGVAAGVFVSFSPLFGLHFIYAGLIALLLRGNVIAAMVATFVGNPITFPFIAAVSIYVGEHVLGLETTVPMSQIFGATSHAFGEVWVNLTNILTGQPTHWERLKVFFTGVFLPYYIGGLIPGVIAGAVSYYLTCPIVEAYQKRRAKMLRERLQARLKAKLAHDKALTTE; this is encoded by the coding sequence TTGGTTTTCAAGCGCCGCAATAAGCGCAGCTATCTTCAGATTGCTCAGGATACGGTCTACCCCCGCGGCGGATGGGGTCGGGCGTTTAGTTATCTGGGCTACCGTGTGCGGCGCCTTCCTGATCAGCCACACCGTATCGCGCGCGGTGTAGCGGCAGGCGTTTTCGTGTCGTTTTCACCGCTTTTCGGGTTGCATTTCATTTATGCTGGGCTAATCGCTCTGTTGCTTCGGGGCAATGTCATTGCGGCCATGGTTGCAACCTTCGTGGGCAATCCGATTACCTTCCCCTTCATTGCCGCGGTGTCGATCTATGTCGGTGAGCACGTGCTCGGGCTGGAAACCACGGTTCCGATGTCACAGATTTTCGGCGCCACATCACATGCCTTTGGCGAGGTTTGGGTGAACCTGACCAACATCCTGACCGGACAACCAACGCACTGGGAACGGCTGAAGGTTTTTTTCACGGGCGTTTTTCTGCCTTACTACATAGGCGGGCTGATCCCTGGCGTGATTGCGGGGGCGGTGAGCTATTACCTGACCTGCCCAATTGTCGAGGCCTATCAAAAGCGTCGTGCCAAGATGCTGCGCGAAAGGCTGCAGGCGCGCTTGAAAGCAAAGCTTGCCCATGACAAGGCACTGACGACCGAATAG
- a CDS encoding STAS/SEC14 domain-containing protein, translating to MLTIETLAPRALFVDLNGIVTQDDIARLRESVEPLVQSDGDISLLVDMVGVSDVTGKAIAADLKLETQMIRYWTRFTRVAVVTDKKWVANLTRVSAHLVPRSDFRVFEPADLDKAKTFITGKMEDGSKRSTGLRRLGSQHPDLLAYEVDGVVGREDAEAMVKTLESALSSKRPVSVLVKMTHYGGFEPSLLFSGNLWAVKLAAVKGLHRYAIVGDSGWLNSISGFANPLTAVEMKAFSKSDEAEAWDWAVDGLTPSDHSANTGSDSA from the coding sequence ATGCTGACCATCGAAACACTTGCACCGCGCGCACTGTTCGTCGATCTGAACGGGATCGTTACGCAAGACGACATCGCACGGCTTCGCGAATCTGTCGAGCCGCTGGTTCAAAGCGACGGCGATATATCGCTGCTGGTGGATATGGTTGGGGTCAGCGATGTGACCGGCAAGGCAATTGCTGCGGATCTCAAGCTGGAAACCCAGATGATCCGCTACTGGACCCGGTTCACGCGAGTGGCGGTGGTGACTGACAAAAAATGGGTCGCGAACCTGACTCGGGTTTCCGCCCATCTTGTTCCGCGAAGCGATTTTCGTGTGTTTGAACCTGCTGATCTGGATAAGGCGAAAACCTTTATCACCGGGAAAATGGAAGACGGAAGCAAGCGTTCCACTGGGCTGCGACGGTTAGGTAGCCAGCATCCTGATCTGCTCGCCTACGAGGTCGATGGGGTCGTCGGGCGAGAGGATGCGGAGGCCATGGTCAAGACGCTGGAATCCGCGCTGTCGTCGAAACGTCCGGTCAGTGTGCTAGTCAAAATGACGCATTATGGCGGGTTCGAGCCGTCGCTTCTGTTCAGCGGGAACCTTTGGGCCGTAAAGCTTGCGGCTGTGAAGGGGCTCCATCGCTATGCGATAGTTGGCGATTCCGGCTGGCTGAATTCCATCTCGGGCTTTGCCAACCCCCTGACCGCGGTCGAAATGAAAGCATTCTCGAAGTCCGATGAGGCCGAGGCATGGGATTGGGCCGTAGATGGGCTGACACCGTCCGATCACTCGGCTAACACGGGCTCCGACTCGGCCTGA
- the recO gene encoding DNA repair protein RecO, which produces MEWRDQGALLAVRRHGESSAIVEIFAQDHGRYAGVVRGGTSRKIAPILQPGAQLDVTWRARLDEHIGHFTVEPVRSRAAGVMTDRLALAGLNALCGLLAYALPERASYPDLYRKSVTLLDLLSLTDSWPLAYLQWEMLLLDQMGFGLNLSRCAVTGRTDGLVYVSPRTGRAVSAEGAGDWADRLLSLPPCLLGQGDASNHEIALALRTTGYFLERNLPPRWENQPFPMARQRLVDLLARYSDAGTNSI; this is translated from the coding sequence ATGGAATGGCGGGATCAAGGAGCATTGCTGGCCGTGCGCCGACACGGGGAAAGCTCTGCAATCGTCGAGATATTCGCGCAAGATCATGGCCGCTATGCGGGTGTCGTGCGAGGTGGCACCAGCCGCAAGATTGCGCCCATCCTTCAGCCCGGCGCACAGCTTGATGTCACATGGCGCGCGCGTCTCGATGAACACATCGGGCATTTCACGGTCGAGCCAGTCCGCAGTCGTGCGGCGGGTGTCATGACGGACCGCCTCGCGCTCGCGGGGTTGAACGCGCTGTGCGGCTTGCTGGCCTATGCCCTGCCCGAACGTGCGAGCTATCCCGATCTATATCGAAAGTCGGTCACCCTGCTGGATCTGTTGTCGCTGACCGATAGCTGGCCCTTGGCGTATCTGCAGTGGGAAATGCTGTTGCTGGATCAGATGGGGTTCGGGCTGAACCTGTCGCGTTGCGCCGTTACGGGCAGGACGGATGGGCTCGTCTATGTCTCGCCGCGTACGGGCCGCGCGGTTTCCGCCGAAGGGGCGGGTGATTGGGCCGATCGCCTGCTGTCTTTGCCGCCCTGTCTGCTAGGACAAGGTGATGCGAGCAATCATGAAATTGCCTTGGCCTTGCGCACGACGGGGTATTTCCTGGAAAGAAACTTGCCGCCCCGCTGGGAAAACCAGCCCTTCCCGATGGCGCGGCAAAGGCTGGTCGATCTATTGGCACGCTACTCCGACGCAGGCACGAACAGCATCTGA
- the rnc gene encoding ribonuclease III, with translation MALSAELKTFSNRIGYDFSDPELLRRALTHSSMSSATRTDNQRLEFLGDRVLGLVMSEALLKADGKATEGQLAPRFNALVRKETCADVARGVDLGQVLKLGRSEMMSGGRRKEALLGDAMEATIAAVYLDGGLEAAREMILRLWGERLHTVKADARDSKTALQEWAQARRQSPPRYEEVARSGPDHAPEFTIRVTLDSGQSETAQAKSKRQAEQAAAAALLAQVKT, from the coding sequence ATGGCTCTTTCTGCGGAACTCAAGACGTTTTCGAACCGGATCGGATATGATTTTTCCGATCCGGAATTGCTACGGCGCGCGCTGACCCATTCTTCAATGTCCAGTGCGACCCGGACGGATAATCAACGGTTGGAGTTTCTGGGCGACCGGGTGCTCGGCTTGGTGATGTCCGAGGCGCTTCTGAAAGCCGACGGAAAAGCCACGGAGGGGCAGTTGGCGCCACGGTTCAATGCGCTGGTCCGTAAGGAGACCTGCGCGGACGTTGCGCGCGGTGTCGATCTCGGGCAGGTGCTGAAGCTCGGGCGGTCCGAGATGATGTCCGGCGGTCGTCGCAAGGAAGCGCTACTCGGCGACGCGATGGAGGCGACGATCGCGGCGGTCTATCTGGATGGCGGGCTTGAAGCTGCGCGCGAGATGATCCTGCGGCTCTGGGGGGAGCGCCTTCATACGGTCAAGGCGGACGCCCGCGATTCCAAGACAGCCCTGCAGGAGTGGGCGCAGGCGCGTCGGCAGTCTCCGCCACGCTATGAGGAAGTCGCGCGTTCCGGCCCCGATCATGCGCCGGAATTTACCATCCGTGTGACGCTGGATAGCGGCCAATCGGAAACGGCGCAGGCCAAGTCCAAACGTCAGGCTGAACAGGCTGCTGCTGCGGCGCTTCTCGCTCAGGTTAAAACCTAG
- a CDS encoding pyridoxine 5'-phosphate synthase translates to MTDRDLRLGVNIDHVATVRNARGSAYPDPLRAAKLAEQAGADGITAHLREDRRHIQDEDIEHLVASLTVPLNFEMAATEEMQAIALRHRPNAVCIVPEKREERTTEGGLEVIRDANRLTDFIAPLTDAGCRVSLFIAADEAQVEASQRVGAKVVELHTGAYCDLHYEGKFDERDAELERLRKMSAFAHSLGLEVHAGHGLTFETVAPVAAIPEVRELNIGHFLVAESIFLGLDGVIHEMRRLMDEARQSAAPVAPA, encoded by the coding sequence ATGACCGACCGTGACCTGCGCCTTGGCGTGAATATCGACCATGTTGCCACGGTCCGGAATGCGCGTGGTAGTGCCTATCCCGACCCGCTTCGTGCGGCGAAACTGGCCGAGCAGGCGGGTGCGGACGGGATCACGGCGCATTTGCGCGAAGACCGTCGCCATATCCAGGACGAAGACATCGAGCATCTGGTTGCCTCGCTGACCGTCCCGCTCAATTTCGAGATGGCCGCGACGGAAGAGATGCAGGCAATTGCGCTTCGGCATCGGCCTAACGCGGTATGTATCGTGCCCGAAAAGCGGGAAGAGCGGACAACCGAGGGTGGTCTGGAGGTGATCAGGGATGCCAATCGTCTGACAGATTTCATTGCGCCGCTGACAGATGCAGGGTGTCGCGTGTCACTGTTTATTGCAGCGGATGAGGCACAAGTCGAGGCCTCTCAACGTGTGGGTGCGAAGGTGGTTGAGCTTCATACCGGTGCCTATTGCGATCTGCACTATGAGGGCAAATTCGACGAACGCGATGCGGAGCTTGAACGGCTTCGTAAAATGTCGGCTTTCGCCCATTCGCTAGGGCTGGAGGTTCATGCCGGTCACGGGTTGACGTTCGAGACGGTGGCCCCTGTTGCGGCAATACCGGAGGTCCGCGAGTTGAACATCGGGCACTTCCTTGTTGCCGAGTCGATCTTTTTGGGGTTGGACGGTGTGATACATGAAATGCGCCGCCTAATGGATGAGGCACGGCAGTCAGCAGCGCCTGTTGCTCCAGCATGA
- the era gene encoding GTPase Era, translated as MTQRAGFVALIGEPNAGKSTLLNRMVGAKVSIVTHKVQTTRARIRGVAMEGEAQIVFVDTPGLFRPRRRLDRAMVAAAWGGAADADVVVLLIEAHRGVTEGVETILEALEERATGQTVALAINKIDRVEAKQLLALTKQLNDRYAFAKTFMISAEKGYGVDDLREWLAQELPEGPWLYPEDQIADLPMRMIAAEITREKLTLRLHQELPYQLTVETEKWEDRKDGSARIDQTVYVARDGHKGIVLGNKGETIKAVGKAAREELEEFLDRRVHLFLQVKVRPNWLEEAERYSEMGLDFRDGAE; from the coding sequence ATGACACAGCGAGCAGGTTTCGTCGCGCTGATCGGGGAGCCCAATGCGGGCAAATCCACGCTTCTGAACCGTATGGTCGGAGCGAAGGTGTCCATTGTGACACACAAGGTGCAGACGACCCGAGCGCGTATCCGAGGCGTCGCGATGGAAGGCGAGGCGCAGATCGTCTTCGTGGACACGCCGGGCTTGTTCCGACCGCGCAGGCGGCTTGACCGAGCAATGGTCGCTGCGGCGTGGGGCGGCGCGGCGGATGCCGATGTCGTTGTGTTGCTGATCGAAGCGCATCGCGGCGTCACGGAAGGTGTTGAGACGATCCTGGAAGCTCTGGAAGAGCGGGCGACCGGGCAGACCGTTGCGCTGGCCATCAACAAGATCGACCGGGTGGAGGCCAAGCAGCTTCTGGCGCTTACGAAACAGCTCAATGATCGGTACGCATTTGCCAAGACGTTCATGATCTCGGCGGAGAAGGGCTACGGTGTCGACGATCTGCGCGAATGGCTGGCGCAGGAATTGCCGGAGGGTCCGTGGCTTTATCCCGAAGACCAGATAGCGGATTTGCCGATGCGGATGATTGCGGCGGAGATCACGCGTGAAAAGCTGACGCTGCGTCTGCATCAGGAACTTCCCTATCAGTTGACTGTCGAAACCGAGAAATGGGAAGATCGCAAGGACGGTTCTGCGCGTATTGACCAGACAGTCTATGTCGCGCGTGACGGGCATAAGGGCATCGTTCTCGGGAACAAGGGCGAGACGATCAAGGCGGTCGGCAAGGCGGCGCGCGAGGAGCTGGAAGAATTCCTCGACCGCCGCGTGCATCTTTTCTTGCAGGTCAAGGTTCGCCCCAATTGGCTGGAAGAAGCCGAACGCTATTCCGAGATGGGGCTGGATTTCCGCGACGGCGCGGAATGA
- a CDS encoding sulfite exporter TauE/SafE family protein produces the protein MSGTILSDPIQFWLACITVTIIASFVKGAVGFAMPMIMISGLASFLPGDVALGVLIIPTLLANAIQALRGGVRDAWRVVREYWRYLGAILFFISCSAQLVSVLPQHLLLLGIGVPITVFAITQLVGWAIPKPARDHGRIEWIIGSIAGFIGGMSGVWGPPTVAYLTAIDAPKAEAIRVQGVIYGAGAVALALAHTQSGVLNAQTLPLSAAMVIPMLVGMWAGFRVQDRLNQVRFRRAMLVVLVVAGANLIRRGLAGF, from the coding sequence ATGTCTGGCACGATTTTGTCCGATCCAATCCAGTTTTGGCTGGCCTGCATAACGGTCACCATTATCGCTAGCTTCGTGAAGGGCGCGGTTGGATTCGCGATGCCGATGATCATGATTTCGGGGCTGGCCAGCTTCCTGCCCGGTGATGTGGCGTTGGGAGTGCTTATCATCCCGACGCTGCTGGCCAACGCGATACAGGCGCTTCGAGGTGGTGTGCGAGATGCCTGGCGGGTTGTACGCGAATACTGGCGCTATCTTGGGGCCATATTGTTCTTCATATCTTGCTCGGCTCAATTGGTTAGTGTGCTGCCACAGCATCTGCTGTTGCTGGGCATTGGTGTGCCCATCACTGTGTTCGCGATCACGCAACTTGTAGGTTGGGCAATTCCCAAACCCGCACGCGATCATGGCCGCATCGAGTGGATCATCGGCTCGATCGCAGGGTTTATCGGCGGGATGTCGGGTGTATGGGGGCCTCCAACCGTGGCCTATCTGACGGCGATCGACGCACCCAAGGCAGAAGCGATCCGCGTGCAGGGGGTGATCTATGGTGCCGGCGCCGTTGCGCTGGCCTTGGCCCATACGCAGTCGGGGGTTTTGAACGCGCAGACCCTCCCCTTGTCGGCGGCGATGGTAATACCAATGCTTGTCGGCATGTGGGCCGGGTTCAGAGTTCAGGATCGCTTGAACCAGGTCAGGTTTCGTCGGGCCATGCTGGTGGTTCTGGTTGTGGCGGGTGCCAATCTTATTCGTCGGGGATTGGCGGGTTTTTGA
- a CDS encoding thermonuclease family protein: MIEKTRIRLFGIDAPEIDHPWGKKAKWELVTLCKGQRVTAVTTGELSHDRKVAQCFLPDGRDLSAEMVRRGCAIDWPKFSGGCYRHLEPDGARRKLWRATARQKGGTPRGVG; encoded by the coding sequence GTGATCGAGAAAACCCGCATCCGTCTTTTCGGTATCGACGCGCCCGAAATAGATCACCCTTGGGGCAAGAAAGCGAAATGGGAGCTGGTGACCCTCTGCAAAGGACAACGCGTGACGGCCGTGACAACCGGCGAGTTGTCCCATGACCGGAAAGTGGCGCAGTGCTTCTTGCCCGATGGGCGCGACTTAAGTGCCGAGATGGTGCGCCGTGGGTGCGCGATCGACTGGCCAAAATTCTCTGGCGGCTGCTACCGGCACTTGGAGCCCGATGGTGCGCGGCGAAAACTATGGCGCGCGACTGCCCGGCAAAAGGGTGGGACGCCTCGCGGAGTGGGCTAG
- a CDS encoding DUF1491 family protein, with protein sequence MSRLAAGIWVQAYLTRLQLENIPAYVLAKGDATAGAVMVKVATLDGQAALHQRSFDLMTGERRWMVMADGSEADVDEVIVRQRKMDPDLWVIEVESREGRHLLDEPGLSD encoded by the coding sequence ATGAGCAGACTTGCCGCCGGTATTTGGGTGCAGGCCTATTTGACACGGCTGCAACTTGAAAACATCCCAGCCTATGTGCTGGCCAAAGGCGACGCGACGGCCGGCGCGGTCATGGTCAAGGTGGCGACGTTGGACGGGCAGGCGGCTCTGCATCAGCGCAGTTTCGATCTGATGACGGGCGAACGGCGCTGGATGGTCATGGCCGATGGCTCCGAGGCAGACGTGGACGAGGTCATTGTCCGTCAGCGCAAGATGGATCCTGATTTGTGGGTGATCGAGGTCGAAAGCCGCGAGGGGCGGCACCTGCTGGATGAACCGGGCCTGTCGGATTGA
- the acpS gene encoding holo-ACP synthase: MILGIGTDLANIDRIADTLNRFGDRFRNRVFTETEQRKAERRADVAGTYAKRWAAKEACSKALGTGLRMGIAWKDMAVSNLHTGQPVMEVTGWAAERLREMTPPDHEAIIHVTLTDDHPWAQAFVIIEARPKGAA, from the coding sequence ATGATCCTTGGTATCGGCACTGATCTGGCGAATATCGACCGTATCGCTGACACTCTGAACCGTTTCGGCGACCGGTTTCGCAACAGGGTGTTCACCGAAACCGAACAACGCAAGGCCGAACGCCGCGCAGATGTGGCAGGAACCTATGCGAAGCGGTGGGCCGCAAAAGAGGCATGTTCCAAGGCGCTCGGGACCGGATTGCGAATGGGTATCGCTTGGAAGGACATGGCGGTCAGCAACCTGCATACCGGACAACCCGTTATGGAGGTTACTGGTTGGGCTGCCGAGAGGCTTCGAGAAATGACTCCACCAGATCACGAGGCAATCATCCACGTCACGCTGACAGATGACCATCCTTGGGCGCAGGCATTTGTCATCATCGAGGCACGACCCAAGGGCGCGGCTTGA
- the lepB gene encoding signal peptidase I, with translation MASKADKDGGIVETVKTIVYALLIAGIFRTLFFQPFWIPSGSMKDTLLIGDFLFVNKMAYGYSQYSCPFGVCGFVDGRIMGSMPERGDVVVFRHPVNGSDFIKRLIGLPGDRVQMKDGVLYINDEAVKTEPGGVFEETYEKQGPVGGEPQCENAPVGFGGLCEKTRTYETLPNGVRHSTLNIRDSGADNTPVYTVPEGHFFFMGDNRDNSNDSRFPQAARGVGMVPFENLIGRADRVMFSSAGRSIFFFWTWRADRFFKKIE, from the coding sequence ATGGCGAGCAAGGCAGACAAGGACGGCGGGATCGTCGAGACCGTCAAGACGATCGTTTACGCGCTGCTGATCGCGGGCATCTTCCGGACGCTGTTCTTCCAGCCCTTCTGGATTCCGTCGGGGTCAATGAAAGACACGCTTCTGATCGGGGATTTCCTGTTCGTGAACAAGATGGCTTATGGCTATTCGCAGTATTCCTGCCCATTCGGAGTGTGCGGCTTCGTGGATGGGCGCATCATGGGGTCCATGCCCGAACGTGGCGATGTCGTCGTCTTTCGTCATCCGGTAAACGGGTCGGATTTCATCAAGCGGTTGATCGGCCTGCCAGGTGACCGCGTTCAGATGAAAGACGGCGTGCTCTACATCAATGACGAAGCGGTAAAGACTGAACCGGGCGGTGTTTTTGAGGAAACTTACGAAAAACAAGGTCCTGTCGGTGGAGAGCCGCAGTGCGAGAACGCGCCGGTTGGTTTCGGTGGCCTGTGTGAAAAGACCCGCACTTATGAAACACTGCCCAACGGTGTGCGTCATTCGACGCTGAACATCCGCGACAGCGGTGCCGACAACACTCCGGTCTATACCGTGCCAGAGGGACACTTCTTCTTCATGGGTGACAACCGCGATAATTCCAACGATAGCCGCTTCCCGCAGGCTGCACGCGGCGTCGGTATGGTGCCGTTCGAAAACCTGATCGGGCGCGCGGATCGTGTGATGTTCTCGTCCGCTGGCCGGTCGATCTTCTTCTTCTGGACGTGGCGCGCCGATCGTTTCTTCAAAAAGATCGAGTGA
- a CDS encoding META domain-containing protein: MSPLFLTLPILMANASTLPPEPVDASFPESGVTWQLTEMNGDTFDKEATLTFAEDGRISGKAVCNTYSGPVTGTPDAFEIGAMISTKMACLNMEGEQQFLDALATMTSLEQTDTGLILRNADGSQMLFVPASE; encoded by the coding sequence TTGAGCCCCCTGTTTCTGACATTACCAATTCTCATGGCCAACGCATCCACGCTCCCGCCTGAACCCGTTGACGCGAGCTTTCCCGAAAGCGGGGTGACGTGGCAGCTAACCGAAATGAATGGCGACACCTTCGACAAAGAAGCCACGCTCACATTCGCCGAAGACGGACGGATTTCCGGAAAAGCCGTCTGCAACACCTATAGCGGCCCCGTCACCGGCACGCCCGACGCGTTCGAAATCGGCGCGATGATATCGACCAAGATGGCGTGTCTGAACATGGAAGGTGAGCAGCAGTTCCTCGACGCTCTCGCCACGATGACGTCACTTGAACAGACCGATACCGGGCTGATCCTGCGCAATGCGGACGGATCTCAGATGCTGTTCGTGCCTGCGTCGGAGTAG
- a CDS encoding DUF3775 domain-containing protein, with translation MEPEIHADTVAQVILLAREMRDPGTSNKTIVAALKDFIAGLTEDEKLDLVAIMWIGRESFSADEYEEAVDTARQEMIQPTEEYLAKTPLLSDFLENGLDAMGISVAAVENGLY, from the coding sequence ATGGAGCCTGAGATTCACGCAGACACGGTGGCGCAGGTCATTCTGCTTGCGCGCGAGATGCGCGACCCCGGCACCAGCAACAAGACAATTGTTGCGGCGCTGAAGGACTTCATCGCGGGGCTAACCGAGGACGAGAAGCTTGATCTGGTCGCGATCATGTGGATCGGGCGCGAGAGTTTTTCTGCCGACGAGTACGAGGAAGCCGTGGACACAGCACGGCAGGAGATGATCCAGCCGACCGAAGAATACCTCGCCAAGACACCGCTTCTGTCTGATTTTCTGGAAAACGGCCTTGATGCGATGGGGATCTCCGTGGCGGCGGTCGAAAACGGGCTTTATTGA